The DNA segment GAAGAAGAACTAGAGCTTGAAGAAGAACTAGATGGAGTAGTAGATAACGTACTATTGCTAGATGATGATATAGATGATGAAGATGAGGAAGGGTTCGAATTAGAACTAGATGAAGGATTTATTGTACAACCAGTTAAAGGAATACTACAGACTAATAATCCTAAAACCATATATTTTTTTAGATCTGATTTTTTCATCATTATCTCCTATTTTATAATTTCTTCTATTGTTGGGAGAGAAGAAATAGCTCCTTTTCTACGAACACAAATCGAAGAAGCAACTTGTGCCAAATCAATAGATTCTTCAATACTTTTGCCCTTTGATATAAATGCCGCAAAAGTACCATTAAAGCAATCTCCAGCTGCTGTAGTATCTATCGCTTGTACAACATGTGCTGGGAACATCTTTTTCATTTTTTTGTCAGCGTAATAAACACCTTTTTTGCCTAAAGTAACCAAAACTTTTTCAACGCCTAAAGATAATAAAGACTCTACAGCTGTTTCAATATCTTCTTCTCCTGTTATCAATTTTAATTCAGTTTCATTAGGAGTTAGATATGTAACATTTTTTAATAAACTCTCTGGCAATTTATTTCCAGGTGATGGATTTAAAATAAATATTTTTTGATATTTTTTACATATTTCACCTAAATACTCTACTGTTTTTAAAGGGATTTCTAGCTGACTAATAACAATATCAGTTTCTTTAATCAAATCGATATTTTCATCGATAACTTCTTTTGTCAACGAAAAATTAGCACCAGGAACAACAATAATTCTATTGTCATGCAGTTCCTCTTCAATAAGAATTGAAGCACAACCAGTAGTGACTTTTTCATCAACTTTCAATTTTAATTTAACGCCTTTATTCTCTAGAATATTTTTTAATGAAATACCATTTGCATCGTTGCCAATGGCACCAAGCATTGTCACATCTCCACCCGCTAAACTAGAGGCAACAGCTTGATTAGCACCTTTGCCTCCTGGGCATTGAATAAAAGAATTTCCAAATTTTGTTTCACCTTGCAAAGGTAATTTATCGACATAAGTAGTCAAATCCATATTTATACTACCAACGACTAAAATCTTCATAAATTCTCCTTTCAGAAAGATTTCATCTATCATCAGTTTCTTTTTTTATTCTATCTTGCTCCTCTCTATATAGTTGACTATAAAATCTATCTGCTATTGATACTTCAATAAAAGCAATAATTCCATAGCCAACAACTAACATAATCGGCCAAAACATGTAATAAGCGAAAGCAAATATCGCTAAAGTTATAAATAAAGTTAGAGTTAAAAACACTTTTTTTCTTGCGATAAGACAAGCTTTTTTAAACCCCATCAAAGTTTTTTCATCTTCAAAATAGCTTCTTAATAAAGCTAAATGAATCAAAGCACAAGTAAGAGCAATTAAAATACCGATAACAACAACCATGCTTAAAATTGCCATAATTGGTAATGCACTATTTAACATTAGCTGATAAGATAAATATATTGAATAACCAAGAATTCCATATATTGGAGTAAAAACGCACCAATAGCGCCATCCAACAGAATAATTCTTTTTTAAAGATAAAAAATAGTCTTTAAAAGGTCTTACATATGTTTCTTTTTCTCTTTTACATGTTTCAACAAGAGCAAATATTGAAGGAAAAATTAAGAATGTCAAAGAGAAAATAACAGTTATCATAAATTCAAAATTCAAGATGAATAAATCCGCTATTATTTTTAAAATCCGATATCCCTTCGAATCCATTTTTCTTTCAAAATCACTCATTTAATCTACTCCGTAATTTCCATTTTATATTGGAACAATCTATATAAACCTAAAGTGCCCCAAAATGAAGAATAATTATTTGCAACCGTATAAACGCAATCGATAGATGTATTCGATAATGTCCAACCATAAGGATCTGTTGCTAATCCACAATTATGATTAAGATTATATCCAGATATTGAAACATCGATTTTATCCATTTCATTCCAAGAATCACCAACGACATTGAACAATGTATATCCTGGATAAAAATCTGGATTTTCAAAATCTTCTTCTAGATAATAAATTGTTGCTGAAGAAGAAACATTAGCGCCATCTGGACTTGGATGATCATCTTTGATCATATAAATTCTGCCAGAAGTAGGATCATAGGCATAATCTGCGTTAGAAATATAATCTTGTAAACCATTGAGATTTTTTAATCCTCTTGTTATTACTCTTTTTGATCCATCGCTGACCATCTGCGGATTATTCAAATCCTTTAGATTCCATCTTTCAACAACTTCATATGTGCTTTTTCCATCACCAACAGTATAAAAAAGTAAGATTTCACTTTTTCTATCGACAGAAACTAAACTTGGTTGACCATAACCCCATTGAAATCCAGAATTATCATTTAATTCATAATCACAAAATGGTCCATCACCAACTTTTATCCAAGGTCCTTCAGGAGATTTACTAACAGCTAATCCAACTTCATTTGAAGTATTATCGCTGGTTACACAGCCTAAATAAGCCATAAGATAATTATAATTTTCTTGATTATAAGTAAATTCTCCTTTAACTACCGAAGGATCACATACATGCCGAGAATCCCATGAATTCTCCGTAGGTTCCAAAACATATTGAATATCGCTATATATAAATCGACCTGTTTCGTCCTTAACACCTTTGCGATAAGCTACATAGTCAGTTACATTGCCATGTTTTTTATTAGCACAATAATAAATATGTCTTACTCCATCTTCTTCAAAAATTGTCGGACAGTAATTATAAAAGTATTCCATAGTCTTATCTTCACCTTTATTGTGTTCAAATAGTTGATAATTTGTTAAATCAACACTTATTGAAGAGGAAGAGGAACTAGAAGAAGTTGATGAAGTAGAAGATGATGTTGAAGAAGAACTAGAAGAAGTTGAGCTTGTCAAATTAGAAGAATTATTCATATTTTCACATCCTGATAAAGCTAACGTTAATAAAGCGATAAAAAACAATCTCTTTTTCATATATTCACCTATATTTCTCTTTCCACATATAATTCAACATCATATTCCACAATTGCTGGGGTGAAGATATATTGAGTATCTCCACTATTTCCAACTGCAGAAACACTAAATGCAACCTTTTGTTTAAAAGAAATAAGTTCTCCGTAAGGATTAGAGATAAAGCATGGAGAATAAATTCTTTCCCAACCAAATTCTTGATTTGGATCATCGCTATCTAAAACTGCTGTATCAAGATCAGAAATTGCACTATAGATTATCTCCCACTGATAATCAAAAGGATTAGTAAGTATATTTAAATTAGCTTTTGCTATTTGAATAGAATCGCTGGTAGCCGGCATTGACATAACCGGATTTCTATCTCTTACCACATAGATAGATTCTTTTTCTTTATCAATTACAAAATCTGCGTTATTGAAAACAACATCAGCGTTCTTATCTTGCAGACCATGGCTAGAAAGAGCGGAAGGTTCATTGGATTTAATATCATTTAAATCTGTGCAATCGAAGTAAGCAACTCTAGTTGAAGTAATAAGGGCATCAGCATATGTATAAAAGCAATACAATTTTCCCTTTTTATCAAAACTGACTAAGGATGGGGCACCACATCCGTAGGCGGAACCTAAAGCATAGGATGAATAATTGATCACAGCTTTATCGCCGACTTTAATCCAATTTTCCAAATCATTTGATACCGCAAATCCTATTTCATAAAGTCTATCTTTGACTTTGGAATTTCCCTGATAGGCCATAAGATAACTATATTCAGATTCTTCATATTTGAAAGTTCCTTTGATGACATCAGGATTAGAAACACGGACAGAATCCCATTTATTTTCACTAGGTCTTAAAACAATTTTCGCATCAGAATATCTATATCCATTTTCATCTTTTTCTCCGATGCGAAGTCCAATTACATCACCAGATTCAAAAGATTTTTCATTGGTGGTATAAAAGACATATCTTTTTCCGTTTTCTTCAAAAATAGAAGGGTCTTTATCATAAATGCCTAAAGGATCATCAAATATCGGAGCAATTCCATAATTTGTTTTATGAACAAACGAACTGCTGCTAGAAGATGAACTAGTACTATTAGAAGAAGTAGAAACAGAACTATTGGAATTTATCGAAGAACTAGAAGAACTATTAGTATTATTGCAAGATGCTAATAAAACTAAAGGCAAAGCTAGTAACCACCATCTTTTCATAAATTGTCCTCCATATTATTTCGAATTGAAATATTTGATTCTTCAAATAATGTACTGATACTTGTATTATTGAAATAGACACCGAAATCAGAGATAACAAAAGATAATCCTTCATTGTTTGAACAGTCTGTTGTTACAAAAAATCCTGACATTGTTGCTGATAAATCAAGTTGCATATCTCCGATTGTACACCAGCTAGGAACTGAATATTGGGAAAAATCAATTCTTATATATCCTTCAAATCCTACTGGAATAACTATGGATGGCTTAGCCACTCTGATAAATTCTTGCTTTGTATTGATATCATAGTACATGATCATCGCACCGAGTTGAACATTCCATCTTTCAGCAATATTCTGATTATTCTTTTTGGTCATCTCCTCAAACTCGAGGTTGATAGTAATCTCTTTTCTGGAAAGATTTTTTAAGTAGCAAGTTACTCC comes from the Firmicutes bacterium CAG:345 genome and includes:
- a CDS encoding putative uncharacterized protein (product inferred by homology to UniProt), with amino-acid sequence MSDFERKMDSKGYRILKIIADLFILNFEFMITVIFSLTFLIFPSIFALVETCKREKETYVRPFKDYFLSLKKNYSVGWRYWCVFTPIYGILGYSIYLSYQLMLNSALPIMAILSMVVVIGILIALTCALIHLALLRSYFEDEKTLMGFKKACLIARKKVFLTLTLFITLAIFAFAYYMFWPIMLVVGYGIIAFIEVSIADRFYSQLYREEQDRIKKETDDR
- a CDS encoding ribokinase (product inferred by homology to UniProt), with the protein product MKILVVGSINMDLTTYVDKLPLQGETKFGNSFIQCPGGKGANQAVASSLAGGDVTMLGAIGNDANGISLKNILENKGVKLKLKVDEKVTTGCASILIEEELHDNRIIVVPGANFSLTKEVIDENIDLIKETDIVISQLEIPLKTVEYLGEICKKYQKIFILNPSPGNKLPESLLKNVTYLTPNETELKLITGEEDIETAVESLLSLGVEKVLVTLGKKGVYYADKKMKKMFPAHVVQAIDTTAAGDCFNGTFAAFISKGKSIEESIDLAQVASSICVRRKGAISSLPTIEEIIK
- a CDS encoding carbohydrate binding family 6 (product inferred by homology to UniProt), which produces MKRWWLLALPLVLLASCNNTNSSSSSSINSNSSVSTSSNSTSSSSSSSSFVHKTNYGIAPIFDDPLGIYDKDPSIFEENGKRYVFYTTNEKSFESGDVIGLRIGEKDENGYRYSDAKIVLRPSENKWDSVRVSNPDVIKGTFKYEESEYSYLMAYQGNSKVKDRLYEIGFAVSNDLENWIKVGDKAVINYSSYALGSAYGCGAPSLVSFDKKGKLYCFYTYADALITSTRVAYFDCTDLNDIKSNEPSALSSHGLQDKNADVVFNNADFVIDKEKESIYVVRDRNPVMSMPATSDSIQIAKANLNILTNPFDYQWEIIYSAISDLDTAVLDSDDPNQEFGWERIYSPCFISNPYGELISFKQKVAFSVSAVGNSGDTQYIFTPAIVEYDVELYVEREI
- a CDS encoding carbohydrate binding family 6 (product inferred by homology to UniProt), whose amino-acid sequence is MKKRLFFIALLTLALSGCENMNNSSNLTSSTSSSSSSTSSSTSSTSSSSSSSSISVDLTNYQLFEHNKGEDKTMEYFYNYCPTIFEEDGVRHIYYCANKKHGNVTDYVAYRKGVKDETGRFIYSDIQYVLEPTENSWDSRHVCDPSVVKGEFTYNQENYNYLMAYLGCVTSDNTSNEVGLAVSKSPEGPWIKVGDGPFCDYELNDNSGFQWGYGQPSLVSVDRKSEILLFYTVGDGKSTYEVVERWNLKDLNNPQMVSDGSKRVITRGLKNLNGLQDYISNADYAYDPTSGRIYMIKDDHPSPDGANVSSSATIYYLEEDFENPDFYPGYTLFNVVGDSWNEMDKIDVSISGYNLNHNCGLATDPYGWTLSNTSIDCVYTVANNYSSFWGTLGLYRLFQYKMEITE